A part of Vallitalea okinawensis genomic DNA contains:
- a CDS encoding DMT family transporter — protein sequence EGLIIAYQLCSAIASIFAKNFSKDIHPVVLTVWQMFIGSSILILIGLIGFDFSSITYSSELIAILLYLSAVSAAAYTIWNILLKYNKAAEISIFKFVTPVAGTLLSVAILGDALDYKTIIALVFVSLGIIAVYYKKDKESKSKVAQ from the coding sequence GAAGGGTTAATCATCGCTTATCAGCTATGCAGTGCCATAGCTAGCATCTTTGCCAAGAACTTCTCAAAAGACATCCACCCAGTGGTATTAACCGTATGGCAAATGTTTATCGGTTCCTCCATACTGATCCTTATCGGCTTAATAGGATTTGACTTTAGTTCCATTACCTATTCATCCGAGTTGATAGCCATCCTGCTCTACTTATCAGCAGTATCAGCAGCAGCTTATACCATATGGAACATCCTGCTTAAATACAACAAAGCAGCAGAGATCAGTATCTTTAAATTTGTAACACCAGTAGCAGGTACCTTGTTATCTGTAGCCATCTTAGGCGATGCACTAGATTACAAGACCATCATTGCCTTAGTATTTGTCAGCTTAGGGATCATTGCTGTTTATTATAAGAAGGATAAAGAGAGTAAGAGTAAGGTAGCACAGTAA